Part of the Xenopus laevis strain J_2021 chromosome 2S, Xenopus_laevis_v10.1, whole genome shotgun sequence genome is shown below.
tatccctctctacatcatactaacagctcatttaaaggtgaatgacccctttattaACAATACATTGTTAATGGAATATAATGGACCCTCCATAGCTCGGCTTGAGAAATGGGCCCCTGTGTTATGGGCTCTAGCGCCACCTGTTGGCAGGACACAGACAATACCTGGGAGACAGGAGAGTCGTTATCAGATGTATTGATCTCTATTGATCTCTATTGATCTCTATTACTTGGTCTCACTCTAACCCCAGTCTCCATGTCAACAAACCAAGGACTCCATGtgtgatgttaaaggggaagttcttgAACTTTTAGGATAAGTAAGGTTTTTGCTTTACTACTGAGTATATTTTTAGCTTGCAAGTGGCAATGTTGTCAGATTATTGGGGTCACTGCCACCCCAAGGCCTCTTACAGTTACAGATCCCCCCATAGTACAAATGGCAACTAATTAGAATCAGTAAAAGTTGTATGTTAACCCCCAGTGTACCAGGCAGTGTTCGGGGAGAATAGGCATTAGCCAGACCCTGGGCAGCTCAgatctttacatttatatattcagtAATATGATCTTGCCCCTCAGCTCTCACGTGTGGGACCTCCAGACCGAGAGCAGTGATTGGTCTGTGCCAGAAGGGGAACCACATGTCTGTCCCTCCCTGGGTGACAACTTTAATCCCCATCTAACTAGTCCGTGTCCTGATCCACTGCACCCACACCCTGTtataaacacccccaaactgccCTAGGCCCCACCCACTCAACTGCAAGCACCACCCCTTTATAGACCTCCCAGTCTAGACTAGGATGCCCCTCATAGATGCCCCTCATAGATACCCCTGATAGATACCCCTGATAGATACCCCTGATAGATGCCCCTGATAGATGCCCCTGATAGATGCCCACACAGCCGATGCTATCTATTAGTAGTGTTATATAGTGTTATGGGGCAGACGCCAGTTAGATGCCAAATGGAAGGATCATTTGCTTAATATAAACCTAGAGTTTTATGCCTTAAAGAAAGTGCTAGGAAATTCCTACAGGGGTCTGTCACTCCCCCTCTCACAAGcccctatataaaataatatacactgTAAAGCTAAATTGTAAGCGGCTCCACTGACTGCTGCAAAACCTTCCATTTAGCTCAACTACCTTGGCTTTTATAAGTGGACCCTGAAAACAATCGAAGGCTTGTAATTAGCTGAGATGTCGCAAGAAAATAAAGTCCCTGTATCACTAAGTGACAAGTAAAGGTTCCTCGAGTTTGATGAAACTTCCAATCCAGATTAATGGAGGGACTTCTCTTGTATCAGATCACAGGTTAGATTTATGTCAGTTTTCACCTTGGTTTTGTCCTCAGCCTGAGCCTCACTAAGGGTAAAGGCAGAGGCAAAGGTCTGATTTCAACTTGTTTTGGTGGAACACACAGAATATTCTCTTCTAGGAACTGTGTTTTCTTGTAAATGGAACCGCTCCACTTGGGTCTCAGTGTATGAGAGACATTTCTATTGCTAGAAGCTCTCCCATTGGCCCCAGTTTAAGCCTGAGACTCACCAGTAACTGTGCAGCTCTAGGGACCCTTGAGACTTGTTTTCTTCTCTCAACCCAACCACAAACCTCTCCCACGTCACAACTGTTTCCTCTGCTTGACATTCACATTACTTGTGGCCTGACAATTGACTGTGGGaacaaatagaaataatgaaatgaaactGACAACcccaaagggtaagtaaaacttgTGTACAGAATGCTCTAATGCAGGGTTGTTCAGCTGGAGGCCTGACAGTTGAATGTGGCCCTCCAGGAGAGTTGTATGACTCTAAGACTTTCCCAGATCTAAATTGACCTCTTTGGGTGACATTGTGTTCTATTATCTCCCCCCTGTCCTTTAATTTCAATaagaaacacccacccttcaatATAGACACATAGCAGGCAGTAGAGATGAACAATTCACTTTACTAGcattattgtatgtatatatatatatatgtgtctagcACATTCCTTATAAACAATGGGTAGAATGGCGGTGCTTCTCTCTCTGTAACTCATCTTGTTCTGCTTCATGAAGGCCTGGGGGTCTCTGAGCTGAACATCCCAGGAGGGCAAGTCCCACTGGGATTCCTAGAAAACTGGAAGTGGAAGCAGGAAAAAAGGGAATCCAAACAAAAGGGAAAGTATCACTAGTGATGTGCTCATCTTCACTCCTGCAACAGAATAAAGATATATATGAGCAATGGCTGAATAACAAGAACTCACATAGACAATCAGAAACGGCACTGGACACTAGAGGTTCCTAAATTGTGCCACTAGGTGGGCTCAGAGGCTTGGggtgcccagtctgaaggccagttggggaAATATTTCAGGAGAAGATCTATTTGCTTTGCTAGATATAGTGGAGCCTTTGATTAAGTGTTtgtgaaatgcgtaaggctactTCCATATGTATCAAATAAATTACATATGGAAGTAGCTCCTCTAGTGGGAAGACTGCTCCTCATGTAGCTGCTCTACTACAACATGATAGTGGAAGATTTGGGGTGGGCTCATATGTATTGCCAAAGATATGCCTGGGACTAGGGCTGAACGGCTGCTACACCAATATCTTCAGATAACCTTCCTAGGGACAAAGGTGGGCCCAGGCCAAATATGGGTCTTCAAGGTACAAGAATCCAAAAGCCACAGCTTTTATCAGTGCCAAATGGGTGGCAGTTAATGCTGGGTCCAAAAACCCACTAAACCCCCAGGGGGATGGAGGTAGTGGGGGATGAGCATGGACCAGGCAGCAGCCCAACAAATGAAAGCACAGAGCCAACATTGTGCCCCATTAGTGCTGCTGCGAGgccataaaataaatgcaaaaatctaAATAAGTAAAACAAATGACAGTCTTTAAACGTGTGCCAATATCAGCAGCTTTTCTAGTCCTGTTACTGGCAAGAATACATCTATATCTTCATCCATATACTTAGTAAGGGTCTCCCCTGTCCCCTCACCCCACTGAAAGATTGGGGGCACGGGGTGCCATGGAACAGATGCAAAAAGCTGGGTGAAATAATGTACCAAGGTCTAGAGAACAAAACCATTAGCaatgaaagaaggaaagaaagacttaCCCCTGCTGTACACACAGTCTCCATTGTACCCACCTGAAACACAAACATTCATCTTTAATTCCTGCCAAATATAATGGTTGAAAGCAAATCCCTATTGCAGCCCCCAGATCCCCAGAGCAGCCCCTGATTCTACAATCCAATAGTAGTGGCAAATAATTGCCAATCTGGGCACCTCACATCCCACTGTCCCCCACATTCTGCCTCTCACATCCCACTGTCCCCCACATTCTGCTTCTCACATCCCACTGTCCCCCAGATTCTGCCTCTCACATCCCACTATCCCCCACATTCTGCCTCTCACATCCCACTGTCCCCCAGATTCTGTCTCTCACATCCCACTGTCCCCCAGATTCTGCGTCTCACAGCCCACTGTCCCCCACATTCTGCCTGTCACATCCCACTGTCCCCCACATTCTGCCTCTCACATCCCACTGTCCCCCGGATTCTGCCTCTCACATCCCACTGTCCCCCAGATTCTGCCTCTCACATCCCACTGTCCCGCAGATTCTGCCTCTCACAGCTCACTGTCCCCCACATTCTGCCTCTCACAACCCACTGTCCCCCAGATTCTGCCTCTCACAACCCACTGTCCCCCAGATTCTGCCTCTCACAGCCCACTGTCCCCCACATTCTGCCTGTCACATCCCACTGTCCCCCCAGATTCTGCCTCTCACATCCCACTGTCCCCCAGATTCTGCTGAATTGTAGGAAATGGGGCTGATTTTTGGCAGATTGCACACATCTGTTTTGGAACATTCTTCATAATGGGAGTTGAGGAGACTTACCTATTAGGTTATGGCAGTTGTAGTGGTGGCACCTTCTCTTGGTGGTCTCAAGCACATATTGGTAGGAGTTTCCTTGCTTTGTTAGGCTAATCACTTTGAACACCTCGTCCACTGGAATCAGAACCTCTTTTTGCTCCGGGAAGTAGGAGAACCTTCTAATATCAACTCCAAAGCAGCTTGTGATGGTGAAGAAGGAATGATTGCCGAAGCCCAGGGCGACTTGCTTGTCGGTGGAAGAAGAGGAGAACTGGCCAAACCTGATGTTCTGTTCATGCTGGAAGTGGACCCCTTTCATCCCTCTATAGACTGACCAAGGTTTCCACCAACAACTGGACCTCAGCACTTGCACTGCTCTCGTCAGGAAGAAGTGGAGAGAGTGATAAGGGAAATTATCTGATGTAGTATTTTGATAGTTTCTCACGGCGTTATTGAAATTGGAATAAACGTTACTCTTATTATTACTGTACACCATAAGTGCGATGCCATATTCATCTCGGAAGCCCCTCGGAACACTAACTTGTCCTTTTTTTGATTCCCATTTCTTTGCTGCTTCATTCCAGGCTTTGTCCAGatctgagtttttatttttttccttaaccAACAGCCCCTCTAATATTTTGGATTCCATTTTGTCAACACAGGTTTCATATTGATCATCGAAGACACCGCTGCTCATTGTTAGACTTTTCTCCTCGATCTGCATAAATTAGAGGAAAGAGTAATTGTATTGTATGGAACACATAATGCTCCACCTGCCCAGGCCATTTCAAGATATGCCCCATCCAACCCCACCAATATAACTAATAACTAACCACAATTACCAAAACCACTTCTCTGGCTGAGCTGGGTGTCATTCAATGGCTTCCCAACTCGAGCCTCTCTTCCCTGATGTTCTCCAGTATCATGTTCTGGACTTGCAGCCTCCTTCCTCCATAAGGAGAATAAGAGACACCTAATCCCATATGTCACATGGTCCTACATGATCTACATCTTCTGTAGGTAGGCCCAAAGTTCTCCCATTATCCCTACTTTCCTGAAGGTAGGCTCCTTCTCCCCCTTATTTCTTGGGGATACTCACACATGGCCCCCCTGAGCCCTCCTGTGCAAGATCTACATCACCAGTGGGACTGGTCTAAGTTCTCCTCCAATGACAGGAAAACACAGATATGTCAAACCACACAGATTGTTTTTGGGGTGTCAACCTACTACAGTAACAGCCCAGTCTCCCACTTGATGTTAACCCTGGccattgaaaaatattgaaaatataccAGAATATACTTAGTAACAGGCAGGGTGAGCAGTTTGTGCTGCAAGGGAAGTAATGGGATGTGGTCATGGGGCTATGGGGTGGGGCGAAGATAAACAGGAAATGCCCCTGGGTGTAGTTCTTTTATCATAAGGCCATACAAAAACCTCACTTTCTGACAGGTGCTCTCCAACCTTTACCTGCTGGAATGCATTTACTAGAACAGCAGTTACAGCAAGTTGTGCATTACACATAAATGTCAGTTGGACCTTCTGGCTGGATAATGTACCAATGGGAAGAGGACTGAGCATAGGCTTCAACTCACCTGCTGCCCCAGGATCTCAGAGATGAGACATAAGGAAATCCATTTCACTATGAACcagttcatcatcatcatcatcatcatcagatgTCTTCGTTCAGTGACAGCAGTGACGCCACATTCTGGTCATGTAAATACAAAGTAAGTTGCAGAAGTTACACTTTCCGTTACCTGCCCTGACATTCTTTTTGAGGGTACAGGAAGAAACAGGGTTCATAGCACAACCCCTCCATATTCTGAGCCTGGGactataataaacaaaaatctgattttcagaaGTTCCACTAACCAGTTGCCAGTACAACTCATGGTCACAATAGCAAGAAGCCACCGTGCTGCTCTACCTGCTTAATGGGTCTCAGCAACAGTCCATTGATATAAAGTCcaagttccaagaatatctagggcagcaaagaaatgttcatcccaaatctcaccttaattaAGCTGGGCTTTCAGTTATATGGAAACAATAAAGTAGGTCTTAAACCTGTGTCTACTGCTACAAGACCCCCAGGCCCCTAAAATTAGGTAAACACTGGACTGTCCTGTGCTGCTACAAAAGAACTTGCCTCTCTGAATGGGTCCTTTGACTCATTCCCTTTTGTGCACCAGCGGGGCCACAGAGATGGAAACTGATGGAAGGGGGTCACCCAATTTTATTAAATGGCCCTCCAATAACTGATCAGTCAAATAGAAGCTGTCCCTGCCAAATCCCAGAAGAATATTAATGATATTAGTGTTGGTTGTAGTCATATATTAGACTGGTGAGAAACAATGGGCTTCAATATTTCTGGGCAGTGATATCACAATTAACTTGCAGCACCATTTGTCGTTGGTGGAAAGTGATAAAAGTGCTTGTGTGCTGTTGAAGCTCATTCTTTATGTGGCAAAAGTGACCTGTGCCGCAACCTGAGCACCAATTGGCACCTAATCCAACTGGACTCCATCTGTAGGTTCCACTTCCAATGATGGTGATGCTTCTGCTATGATATTACTGGCAGAGTAATGTTGCTATAAGTGACTTCACTAattcactagaaaatcatggcaaCACTATATCCTGGTACCACAAGTTCAAGGCTCCTGTACTTCGTATAAACCCACAGCAAGAAATGGCATTTATAAAACTGAGTGAATCAGACTCAGATTCTTACCTTGCGTCTGCTCCTTCTTGCCAGCGACCTGTTTATCTGAGGTTCAAATGCAGAGGAACTGTCTGTGTTGAGCGCTTTCCCTTTGACTTTCTTATGCTGCAGCTTCCTTTAGCTTCCCCACAGCACAGAACCACAAAACAAATCTGTATCTGCATTTTATGGCAGCATTGCCTcactttatggcagagattcAACATAGAAgctattaaagaagaaggaaagctattgaagcagtttattgccaatagattagccacaatagtacaagctataacactatatttattctgcaaaatgctttaccataactgagtaaacagctctagaatctctctgtgtgtttaggatagcagctgccatattagcttggtgtgacatcacttcctgcctgaatctctccctgctcactgatAGCtccgggctcagattacagcagggagggaaagaggaacaaactgagcatgctcaagccctagccctggaggtttaagctgaaaacagttagtctgatacagaagcccatgagtacacaatagaaggaaagaaatgtgctgtttcttttgacagaggactcaacattactgagggattactggtgtatttatatagacctttctgataaggctcttaattgtagcctttccttctcctttaaggagaaacaGTTGGATAGACCAGTCTGATTGAAGATATGTTTATTCCTGTGGAGAGAACATACACACAGCtctaacacacacagacacacaagttACATAGACTACAGCACAAAGCACTTATCAGTTAGTAGCCTCTCCAAGTCATGAAACTGAATTTACTGATGCCTTGGGAAGCCTTTCTCTAACTATGTTATTAGTAAAAGCGATATGAGCTGTGACTCTAATGGGGTCATTTCAGAAGACAAAATTCTCTCACAACTAAATCACTTGTCTGGACTACTAGAGTATTCTGGGAAATGTTCTACCTTTTATAAATAGGCTACTAAAATATTAGTCCTAAGGGccacaagatggaaacagaagttGGTCTGTGAGTATCTGTCTCTACTGACCTACTCTGGAATGAGTGGGCTTGGTTCATTTAGGTGGGATTTGCCTCTTCTCAATCTCTGACCTTCTTATTCACTTCTTTGGTCTACTGATTCCCTACTCCTTCTCCTTCAGTTGCCTCCACTGCTCTCCTTTCTCTCATCTCATGAGGGTCTCTCCTCTGATAGACTCCTCAGTCTATACTGGGGGAGTCTATACTTGCCCAGAGTGCAGAGCTCAGTATATGAGGAGCTCGGCTCTGCAGCGGAACAGAACTTTGGGAAACATAGCGGAGCGGTTCCTTTGTGCTCAGCCGGAGTCGGACCTGACAGGGATCTTCTGCACTTACTGTATTCACTCCCTGGTACCTGCAGCCAAGtcctgtctcctgtgtgaggctTCTCAGTGTGAGTCCCACAATCAGGTGCAGAGCAGGTCGGCGGATCATGTACTGACTACACCTGCCACTTTGAGAAGAGGAAATGTTCCTTCCATCAAGAGCCCCTCAAGTATTACTGCTACGTGGATTCCTTGTGTATCTGTGCGTCGTATCTGTCCGTCCTGCTGTCTGGCCTGCCAACACAAGTGCCACAGGGTGGAACTGCTCAGCAACGTCTcagagaagaagaaggagaaactGAGGAAGGTTCTGCTGAACTTGCCCTTGATGATAGAGGAGGCGGAGTGAGGGGGCGGAGGCTGCAGGAGCGCAGGATGGAAGTGCAGGAACAAGCGACTGGTCACACAGAGCGAGTCGTCGCATTATTTACATCTGGAAGTCCTGGAGCAGCGAGTCCTGAGGGAGTTCACCCGGCAGGAGGAGGACCTTTCATTGCAGGTCTTTCTGCTGATCCAACAGCTGGAGGTAAAGAACGAGGAGCTTACCAGGAAGATTTGACAGACTGAGCAACATGGCGGATTCATTGGCCGTCCAACAGGCAGGGGAATCAGATGGAGCAGAGGATGATGGGGGGAGAGAGAGACGTGACCCCAAGTTGGGGATCTGGATAAGGATCTGATCTCAGAGACGTTGCACTCTGGCCTAGACAGCATTGTCACGATGGCCAAGGGATAGGGGGTGTATGGGAAGGGGGCTACACACATACTACTGGATATAGACACCGCTAGTAAAAACATGGACCAGAGAACTGCATCATGGACATCGGCCAATCAGCTCAGGCCCCAGACGCCTTCCAGATTTATGAGTTTCCGGGTTCTCAGCGCCAACTCCATCACCTCGGGGCAATATTTCTGGGACATGGAGGTGAGTGAGTCTGGGAGCTGGAGGGccggtggcctatcccagtatcaGGAGGAAAAGAACCAGTTCTGGATTGGGAACAACATCAAGTCGTGGTGTTTATGGAGGTGAAACAACGGCTACTCGTCAGACACGACAGTCACGGAACTGAGCTGCCCCACGTCCCCTCCTGCACCAGAATCAGAATCTCATTGGACTAagaggccggacgtctgtccttcTATGAACtcagtgagccaatcagacacttacacaccttctcTGCCCAattcactgagcccctccatgctgcattctgggtacgGAAGGACACCCTAAGGGGACATTCCCTGGTGAAAGTGATCAGCTGATTTGTATCAGTGCCGGAGAGCAAGTGGGTCCGACTCTCATAATCACAGTTTCTGAGCAGCGTCGCCATATATTTATTATCATTGACATTTTGCCTTTCAGTTCCTtgtatataaacaaaaagaaatactGGTTTTAAATCAAAATTATTCTTTCTAGCAGGTATTTCAGGCCATTTATGGGGAAAAGTGATTTCAGACACGAGATTCTGTAAAACAGGTTTATAGATGATTAGTTGCAGTACCGCTTCCCACCACTTTGCCCCATAGAACTGCAATAGGACAGCGCCACCTTCTGAGTTGCACTGCTCATAAGGGACTGGTGTTTAATATGGAGTCACTTTTGCCTCGTGCCCCAGTGCAGGTAGAGACAGAGACAGGTGCCTGGGAGGgggagtttaaaggggaacttggtTATTTCATAGAAGTTTGAATGGACTTTATTTAGAGAGTTTATTGTGCACCTTGTGGGTTATGTTATCACTTATCACCCAGACGGACAGGGCCCCAGATATGCCCATGTGCTTAGAATGGGAGCACAGAACTTGCCTGGGACTGATTAACCCCTTGTATGCCttactgtgttttattttccaaCTCACCTGTGCTGCAGGTAGTCCAGCCTTAGTCTCACCTGTCACTCACCTGATGCTACAGAATCACATTGTGTTGTATCAGTTCCATTTGGTCCCACAAGGGGGAGACAAAGAACATTCAGCCTCTTATACAGAATTTTCTGCCGACTGCCAGTGACACCCAATTCTATTATCCTCATGATTACTGGTATTATTatcattcatattattattagtattattattataattattattggaatGATTATGGGGCCAAGCATTACTTCTGTCCTGTAAATGTGAATGTGGTTCATTGAAGTAGAAGCCCTGATTTATATCTGCAGTGTTGTACTGATGAGCTGATCTTCTCTGCCTATTGTACAATGACATATCCACCTGGTCTATTGAGTTCAGCCAAGTCTTTGATTCATAATTCGCCTCACAAGAGCCGGCAGAAATAAATTAAGATTCTAGCACAGATGAATGTTTTGTGTAAATGCATTTCTGTTCCTTAGTGTAATTCACCGCTTGCCTTCCAGCCAATCATGTCCCGTTGTGCCTTGCTCAccattcactaaggggcagatttattaacggtcgaagtgaaaatttgaatttcaagctaatttttgtgtccttcgactagggaatagtccaaattaaaaaatttgaattttgaaatttatcatgtactgtctctttaaaaattcaactttgaccattcgccatctaaaatctgccgaaatactgttttagcctatgggggacctcctagaacctatttggagtaaattggtggacttcatacgattcaaataaagttggccatagatgttgagattgttaaaagatcagatcgtcattgtgagaccacaattttatctgaacgatcgtacgaattgaattgatcaactaaaaagaccaatttggcaggaaaacaaaggggagctgcttggccctgcaaacatagaaacattgcactgggaccaacaaagattttttaacctggtcgatcaatttcctgacagatgtcggccgaaaaatcataagatgtacgatcatttgaatcccactaaccgcacgataatttcgaaggattggtcggacttccctaaaatcggttgtttttcaagaagaatcgtcgtgtctatggggagctttagatctaaaacagacctatttggccaacaaaaacttcgatttcattttggttggtctttttgaattcaaatttcgaagtttttcaaattcgaatttcgaagtttttcaaattcgaatgtcgaagtttttcaaattcgaatgtcgaagtttttcaaattcgaatttcgcagtttttcaaattcgaatttcgaagtttttcaaattagaatttcgaagtatttcaaattagaatttcgaagtttttcaaaatcGAAATGTgcccccttgataaatctgccccagtgttACCCAGAGCCCGGCACTCAGGTACTTGATTACAGGGAGGCACATACTGTAGTtctataaatgttaataatgaaatgtatttgtatCTTGCAGTGAAATCATTGTCTGTCTGTTTCtctactgctggttctgactcctgcctACTTGTACCATGTGTTGTAATTGACTCTCTCCCAGCCAGGACTACACTTCCCATAATGCCTTTCATGCTAATCTCCTCCCCCTTTCCTCAGGCCTGTAAATCCCTGAAGAAGCAAAGCATTATGGGAAGTGCAGTGTGGGACAACTGTCAGTACAAGGTGTCAGTGGTACTTTGGCTCTGCAGTCAGACAAGCAGTGAATCGCAGTGAATAAGGAAAATGTTGCAGTTCTGCTGATCACTGAGCCGGGCTCTATAGCTGGAGTCAATATGACAGTTGGCAGCGACAGAGAAAAGGAATAGGGGAAATTCCCACCATGAattatgtgcccccccccaccagaTCTCCAGTAGTTTGTTCCACTGGGAATAGTCCATTATCCAATAGAAACACATGTGATATTCACATTTAcagggattaaaggggaactatcatgtaACATGAGCTGTACCATTCTCAGCTCCACCTCTCTCCTCTAAGCTCCACCTCTTCCCACTCAGCTCCACCTCTCCATGTAGAAGTTGCACATCAGTTGGGTAATGTCCACCAGTATTAATATCAATACAAATAAAATCactataaatatatcatattagAATACGCTGAAGGTTAAAAGTTGTGCCCCCCCCTTTGTTCCTTCTGCTCCATGTGTAATGACTGTACCAAACATGctatttctttgtattttcttctttgatgtgaaataaaatataagttacaaaaaaaaaagttgtggccCCTTAAATGCacgtttcacctttaagttaacttatgttatagaatggctaattcgaagcaacttttcatttgggcttatttctttgcttttttatagtttttgaattatttgcattcttcttctgacgctttccagcattcaaataggggtcactgaccccatctaaaaaaaacaaatgctctgtaaggctacaaatgtattgttattgttactttttattcctcatctttctattcaggcctctcctattcatattccagtctcttattcaaatcagtgcatggttgctaggggaatttggaccttagcaaccaggtggctgaaattacaaactggagagctgctgaataaaaagctaaataagtcaaaaaccacaaataataaaaaatgaaaaccgattgcaaattgtctcagaatatccctctctacatcaaactaacagttaatttaaaggtgcacaacccctttaacttgaaAATATTAGAGTGTCAGCCCTTCTTCCCCTCTCCTTCATACTGGGACTATCaaacagaagaaacaatggtgtaAATAAGTGTCTGGCTCCTCCTTCCTCCAATCTCTGGCATCTCAGAGCAGCCCCAATGGCATTTGCCATTatctatagtagggatgcaccgaatccacttttttggattcggccgaacccccgaatccttcactaaggattcggccgaataccgaaccgaatccgaaccctaatttgcatatgcaaattaggggtgggaaggggaaaacattttttacttccttgttttctgacaaaaagtcacgcaatttccctccccgcccctaatttgcatatgcaaattaggattcggattcggttcggctgggcagaaggattcggccgaattcgaatcctggccgaatcccgaaccgaatcctggattcggtgcatccctaatctatagATTGCCAGCCTGGGCCTCGCTATTGCCATTATTTGAGCCAAAGCCTAATCTTAGTTTAACCCTCACTACACCAACTCTATTTGTGCTGTTAGTGGTTTGCTTTCCCTTTGCTCTGCCTGGTGCCTGAATGTATCAATGAAAGTTTTATTATCA
Proteins encoded:
- the LOC108710084 gene encoding ecto-ADP-ribosyltransferase 5 encodes the protein MAHVSCSCLPGLALFLTGFLYIFTPPPVHYLKNRSPSVSHHFLLPVMQGRRGSEWTGGRARLCSVREAERDLGSVREAERDFRHWTGVKMEPNPVRKATPGRQLQETCDRSERCDEGKRSPSSHKTECGVTAVTERRHLMMMMMMMNWFIVKWISLCLISEILGQQIEEKSLTMSSGVFDDQYETCVDKMESKILEGLLVKEKNKNSDLDKAWNEAAKKWESKKGQVSVPRGFRDEYGIALMVYSNNKSNVYSNFNNAVRNYQNTTSDNFPYHSLHFFLTRAVQVLRSSCWWKPWSVYRGMKGVHFQHEQNIRFGQFSSSSTDKQVALGFGNHSFFTITSCFGVDIRRFSYFPEQKEVLIPVDEVFKVISLTKQGNSYQYVLETTKRRCHHYNCHNLIGGYNGDCVYSRGVKMSTSLVILSLLFGFPFFLLPLPVF